The following nucleotide sequence is from Mangifera indica cultivar Alphonso chromosome 1, CATAS_Mindica_2.1, whole genome shotgun sequence.
TTCCATGGCTTGCTCTTGACCATGCTGTTTGCATCTTCTGTGAATGTGAAACAAGAGAAAAACTGTAAGAAATGGTGGATACCCTCTTGTTTGTCCTTGTTAACTTCACTTGTGTTTGTGTTTCTGGTTCAGGTTAAGCTTTACAGGTACTGGAAAGTGTGGAGGCAGTTGCAGAGAGCGAGGGGTGACAATAGAGCTCTCACTATGTGTATTCAGGAACTGAGAATGAAAGGGGCTAGTTTTGATCTGTCAAAGGAGCTTCAAAGTGGAAAGAGAATGAAGAGTTCAAGTGTTGAGATCAAATGGAAACCATTCACTTGGTGTTCTCAAAATTTTGTCACCATTTGTCTTGTTGGTTTCTCCGGTTTGGTTTTTCCTGCTAGCAAGTTCATTCTCTGTGGGTTCTGATTGCAACAATGCACTTCTTTTCAGAATAGAATTATACAATTCATGAATGTTACAAGGTACTAATCCGAATCCAAACTGTCCATTGCTGACAGCTGAATCTGAGAATTGTCACATATTCTTAATCTTAATGCTTCCTTGTTATGATGCTTTTGACAGATTTCGGACGAGGCAAAGACCATCAGGAGGAAGGAACTCTAAATCAGTCTCTGTAGGGGGATGAAGCAAATTGGTccgattattattatttttattattataacaaattatagAAATCAATAGTCCCCATCCTAAAAGTGGCTCCACTCTCCTGGTGCAGCAAAATtttgtattgagagaatctgGGGAAATAAGTTGCttgtataatttgttaattgaCTAATTCTGTACAATTgagaaacaaagagaaaaagttttgtttctttctttcatcaatgaaagaaacaaaactttTTCTCCCCCACATTCTTTGCTTTCTTCCAGTCACAGTCACAGATGTTTTGACAACTTTGGAATTATCAACCGGATGAAAACATCTTTCTACTTTGATTTTAGATATTGATTTTGACAATAATACTTAATGTATAAACAGTTGGATAataatagaaacaaaaaaactgatgtgttattttgtgattgaatgatctaatttttattttatttgtaatttaaaaccacctaatcacatgatatttgtttatacctatataatattactcttaatttcCATGAGTTTCATATAGCCTCAAGGTTGACTTGGGACAACAGCTTCTATAATGCTAGAGAAAGAACACTCATCTGCCATGCTCATTTAAGAAAATTGTAACACACCAAATCTGATactagaaaatttaaaatgaaataatataatactcaATAAAAATACATGGAAAAGAAAGAATAGAAGTTTGTTTCACATGGGTTTATAGAAAATCAGTACAATTTGGTTACTACATCTCAGGTAGCCCTCTTAGCATtaagagaatcaagattttTATTTCTACTCTTGGAACACTGGTTATTCGTCGTCCAAGCTTGATATTCCACTTATTTGGTGAGTGTGCTATTACAATTTTAATGGTTCCACTTAGATACATCTTATGTGAATGAATGTGTTCAGACtaatattatttctcttttctggTTAAGCTTCTCTCTAATTGAGGAAATCTCCAAAATGGTCTTccaattttgattataaaccTTCCCATCAAGTAGAAGGAGATCTCCCATCAGTTAGAAGAAATAAGGGTCGACAGATTTGTGTATTTGAGTCCATGAGTACTGAGAAGCGTTCTTATAAAGAACTCCCAACTATTGGGATAGATAAGGGAACTCCCAAATTCATGCACTAGTAatgcattaaaaaatttggtGTTTTGAACTAATCAACTGATCTTGAGTGTTAAAACTTAGCTGCACATAAGGAAAGTTGTCACAAAAAGACTTCATCAATACCACAATTGTTACATCTCGTCACACAAGTGAAGCACAAACAAATTGTTacaataatttggtaaaaaattaGCAGCttgataaatgaaatataattggAACGTTGAACATATCATTGGATATGTATAGCATACATATGTTCACTTTCTGTAATTTTGAGCATTCTCAAAGAGTGCAAATTTTGAGATACAGTCTCTTCCTTCTCAAATAAGTCAAGCCTGTGTTTTGTGACCGTTATGCATTCTCAAAGCCAAATATTCGGAAAACACCTGAAATCAGGAAAAAGATCAGAACAGTTGAACGAAAGGAATctgattaaaaatttaaaaataatccaTCACTTCGTTTAACCTTCATCAGCTTGATATTTGTTCTTGTCGTCCCCAGCACAAGCAAGTAGATTGTACTTGGGATTCCATTCCACATTATTCATGGCAGCACGACAGGGAATTTGATGCACAGTTCGACCAGAGTGTACATTTGACTGATTAACAACAAGGCAATGATGTTGTTACTATTAAGTGGTAGAAAAGAAATATGAGAGTGAATAAAACGGTTTTGGAGAAAGAATGGTTCAGAAAGTGAACTTCATTCAATAGGATAGGTAAAATCATTTAACATAAGTACACTATAaggaattttctttcttttctaatGAGAGGGGAAATGTttccaagaaaaagaagaacCAATAAGGTTCATAGACATACTATATTTATGAATGGATCTTCACTAGCAGAAGCAATATAATCTCCCGTGTAATTGAAACTTATAGTCCTGACAGGCCACCTGCAAGAGCAAAACAAAGATTTCATAGGCAGAGTGCAAATTGTAGAATTTAAACTTCTTACTAGAGACAGGCCATAtatcaaaaaggaaataaaaaaatagggaGCCATTAGTTAAAACTCACTTAAGTTTAGTGAATGTACGGACACAGAGCATTTCTGAGATATCCCACAGGCTGACTAAGGAATCAGCACTTCCAAAAGCAAAATATCTGTTGCAACACAAagaatcaagattactttgagaTCTTGATTTCTTATATGATACAAACTCAGCCCTGCTAAACTACCTTATAATGAAAAGATAGAATCAAAATTGCATAGACATATATTTCAGTAAGCTCCAGCTTAAATGCACACCTTCCCATTGGATCAATCGCAATGCAATAGCAACCAGCTGTATGAGCCATGACAGTCTCAATAGGTCGAAGAGACAGGTATGATAAAACTTCAACAGTACCTGAGCGGCATAAATTCgatcaacaaaaatatgttaattaatttagtcAAAGCACTGCAGTACcaaaaattaagtcaaatcatattaaaaatatatatttgcagCATCTAAACAAAAGCAATTCCCACCCCAGAAATTTGTTCTCACCATTTCCAGTAGTCAAAAAGAACATTTCTCCTGTCATGTTCCAAGCAATCTCATTTACCtggaaacaagaaaaagaaaactattaaGAACTTGAAGGAAGCCACACAATGTGATAAGGGTAAACTGAATCAAGCTGTATTCATCTAAATTCATTATTACCTCATAACCAAACTTACGCCTATGAATTGGCTTGAATTTCCGAACATCCAATATTGTTAGCTCATCATCCTgcagaaataaaaaagaaagattgttGCATACTTTATAAGCATGGTGAAAGGAGCTTCCAACAGTTGGATGATTCAATGGATACTTATAACTAGTATTATCTGAAATTCAAAGACTATGAACATAAACATCTTGGGACATAATCCCAAACATTTAGAGCTTTTTCTAAGAGATTTGATTGTATGGCATACCCTATTACCAATAGCAATGTGTGTCCCATCAGGTTTATAAGTTATGTTGATGTTCTCACCACTAAGTTCAGCCTGCTGTGAACATTTTCCACCTGCAGAACCCGAAGCAGACATACTTaaccattaaatttttttatgagaagGTAAGAttgggaaaaaaatttataatctcCATCAATTAGCCTCTCTTTAAGGTGTTATTTTGAGGCATCAAAAAACATGATTAATTGTTCTACAAACAAAATCACCGCTTAACTTTCACAAGCGATATTTATAAACTGTACATCTTTCCAACATCAGAAAATAAAACTGCTCTTATCAATTTACAGGCAACAACCGGTAACTTCcaaatacaagataaaataaaaatttatctaaccTCTTATTCGGCTAACAACTTAAATCCAGCTGCGTAATCcttaatatttctaatttttttaatagaagaagaaaaagtgagTATGTATTTCCTTACTTCGAACATCCCACAAACGAATGGTCTTGTCGCCCGAAGCAGTGGCAATCAAGTCAGCATGTTTGGAGTCCAACATAACTGATCCACACAATCAGCATGCCCCTTCAATTCCATATCTTTAACTTTCCCCTGcaacaaacatcttcaaaagatCAATACCAACACCAACAAGCACATAACAAAACCACAATTCAAGCTAGGACAATCCTTACAAACAACAATGCTCTTCAAAAAAGACAAGAACTTTCCAGAAAACCCAACTCATTTCCGTACCACAAATAAAATTCCAACATCTAGTACCCTTAAAGAATTTtccaaaacataataaaaaaaagctTTACATGATGACCGTGGGCCTCAATGTGCCAAACTCGAGCCGTTTGATCAACTGAACCCGCTGCAAGCTTTGTACCCGTACAATTCCAAGCTGCAGAGTGAACCTATCAACAAAACCCACGACAACACGTTTAGTCGAGTCAAGAGAATAAATTACGGAGTGTGAaatagtaagaaaaaaaaaaaaaaccttctttTTGTGGCCTGTATACTCACTGCTGTGAAGGCTCTTGAAGCGTATGTTTTCCCCCATCCGTGCGATCGTTACGATTTTCTCGGAAAGCAAACAAAGCAACAGGATGGGAGTCGGGAAAGTAACAGGGTGCGACAAAAAGACTCTGCGTGTTCGTAAAAGCTGCGTCGTTTtggtgaaaagaaaaaatagtgcTTTGATTGGTATAAACGAATAACAAATGCtaaaatcaaatacaaagaCTCTaaaaataaggggaaaaaaatcagaaaattaCCGCACCCACTAAGAGTGATGAGTAAAGTAAAAAACAAATGAGGTATAAAAGCAAATGAATTTGCACCGACGAATAAGATAGATAGGTAGAGAGGTAGATTCATAGATAGATACAGTGCAGAGAGAGAGAGCGAGTGTCTGGTCGGGATCATCCCACCAAAACGCCACATCTCTTCACAACGTCTATCCTCAACTAACCTTACCAGCCGTCTCAtctcaatcaatcaatcaatcactcTATCAACGATGACTTCGTCCGGCGGTGCACGCTTCATGGCTTACTCTCCTTCTCCTTCCTCTCCTCATCTCCCCTCTCTCCGCTCCGCCGCCGCCGCCGCTGCCGCCGTTGCCGCTTCCTCCGCGCTCCTCGATCAAGAGAAGTGCGATCTCACACTCCTTCGGTTTTTGTTTCTACACTTGTTTACGTTGATGTCTGTGCTGTCGGCGCTTTTGTGAATATACTATTTAATACTTGTGCTCAGTGACTAACCGATAGTTGAATTTTACTGAGATCTGATGTTGTTTTGATCTTTGATTCTGTATTTGTTTGTGTTGCTAGTGTTACTGAATTTACTGAATTCTTGTAATGGCTTACGCAGAGTTGAATGTCACACGTGTTAAAATCGATTTAATAAGCTGATTATGAGATCTGATGTTGTTTTGgtctttgttattattattatatgtgttTGTGTTGTTACTGTTACTAAGTTTACTGAATTCTTGTAATGGCTTACAGAGAGTTGAACGTCACACGTATTAGAATACATTTAATTAGCTGATTATGAGATCCAatgttgttttggtttttattattattatatgtgttTGTGTTGTTACTGTTACTGAGTTTACTGATGCTTTTTCTTCTGACTAACAGATAGTTGAATTTCAACGTGCTAAATCAGATTTAATTAGTATATTATGAGATCtgatgttattttgatcatCAATTTCATACGTGTTTGTGTTGTGTTCATGTCAGATTGATAATGTTACTTAACACTAGGTAACTAAGGCCTAGTTGAAGCACTGTGATCTTTGCCTTTTTTAGCTCATGCTAAATTAGATTATAAGATCTGATTTTGTTTAGATCTtgaattttatgtgtttatgtTGTGTTATAGTGCTATTAACTAACTGCTTTTAAGTAGAGATAGTtgaatttctctctttttatctttttcaaatatttttccctttttttgctAGTACCTGATTTGATTATCAGATTATAAGATCTGATGCtgttttgatgttgaatttTATGTGTCTTTATGTTTTTGTAGTTACTGTTACTGAATAGTGAACTGTCTtagtatttttttcaattttcatgcGTGTTAAAGTAGATTAGTTATAACATTATGAGGCCTGAGGTGTTTATGAAGTGATTGTGATGTGTGTATCTAGTGGTT
It contains:
- the LOC123217159 gene encoding uncharacterized protein LOC123217159, producing the protein MAEKKDAHVVEIPVDEEHQSKLLCCMNTVTTIQHHPLMEISQSPGYLLLLKLWQRDEDLFGRRMAIKESRMDSITREIFHLCFIFLLFHGLLLTMLFASSVNVKQEKNCKKWWIPSCLSLLTSLVFVFLVQVKLYRYWKVWRQLQRARGDNRALTMCIQELRMKGASFDLSKELQSGKRMKSSSVEIKWKPFTWCSQNFVTICLVGFSGLVFPASKFILCGF